The Vespa velutina chromosome 2, iVesVel2.1, whole genome shotgun sequence sequence aaaacgtaacaaCGATCATAACTTTCTCTGATCTGTTTTACATTAACGCGatcataaaatcaaaatttctGATGCTAAAATTGTATCTCCATTAAATATGCATATGTTTTCCATGCGCACATTTTGCATCTACGAATGAATAATTCAAACAAATAGATCATGCAATTTTTTTCGCGATCAATGAATCGAAAGGTTATAAGGAATAATTCTACGTATTGACGTACAAATTTCAGATTCTTTACTGATCACTCTATCCGATTTCTGACTCCTTAAATTCGTAATAACGCCAGGTACCATTACGTGATGCTACTATGTAATAAAAGTcgagaaagagcgaaagagagacaagCTGGGCCATCGTGGATTTACTAGGtatttacgtgtatatatatatatatatatatatatagacgtaatatatacacgtatatatatatacatttatattatatatattatgtatattatatatattatatatattatatatattatatatatatatatatatatatatatatatatatatatatacatatatatgtatatgcaagaCATTTTACAAGAAAAGAGATACGACGATAATTAGTAGAGATAATGAGATTGCAATTAGCTGTTAAAGTACACGATAGTCGAGCTATCGTGTCTCTTTGTCTCCTTTGTCTACGTCCTCatcgtaaagagagagatagataaatgagGTATAATTTGCAAATTTCTATATCGTATAGAAAGTGCAGAAGAGTAACGAGCCATTGGCAACCGAAGAACAGGCATAATGGCAATGGCTGTCGAGAAAAATTTAACATCCAcggtagaaaataaaaataaaagttcacCTATCCAGCAGGTACGTCACTTTTTAACGATGATACATgatcttttttatgtatatgcgATCGATCAAGCGCAGGCGAGATAAACGAACCTTcgattatcgtaaaaaagagtttttttttgtttatcttccTGAAGAGGTTTTTGTAgtttttaaaagtatatatgtgtactaaagtatataaaagttGACATGAATATATCTTAAGAGATTCTATGTAGCTAGAAAgttcaacaaaatttattttccaaaaatatttttattcaatagtATGTATTATcctttaagaatattttctgaaaattttatcagaaaatttcaaagaacCTTGCCAAGTTTATATGTACcttaaattaattgttttcttaAAACTATGTTTTCTAAATCAATgccaataatattttgaaaccTGTTAAATTGACTTGAATGAAATTTAGcacgattatttttcatattattatttaatctttatcgtattttttaagaacgatggatttttttaattattaaaaaactattgaaattttttatcgaaaattgcATGGGAAATTCAATCACAAAttcatttttgtattaaataaaaatattaaaaattgactTCATGAAGAACTggttatttaatatatgtactttaagagcttttttcttcgaagtaTACATTACcaaaaggaattaaaagaattGCCTTTTCTTAATCCGTCTAGATATATGTAACCTCTTAATGATCTAACCAGCGAACtgatttcgttctttttataaataaaatacaattgtcTCCTTTCacaaaaattcttattatttcatcaGGAAAATTTCTCCAGTGAAAagcaacaacagcaaaatGCTTTAGGAGACTCTACTACAGAAACACCAACTAATTCAACTCGTCGTTTGACTATGAAAGTAACGAATAAAAAGCCACTCAGTTCGATATCAATGATGAAGCAGGCACGCGATCTTGAAAATCAATactatgtaaaaaagaagCGTTTTGTGTTGCTGAAGAGACAACTCGTGCAAAAACAAGTaggaattatttgataaatttttttattaagagcCAAAACTGACATAATGTCATTaatctgtctttcttttgtataagAAAACCACACAAGATTTATACGAAGATATATCTCAATTGCGTGACAAGATGATACTCAATGGTGTAAAGGATCCTGGGAGATTGGAAGAACTTAAGATCATAGAAATCGACTCGTCAAAAATTCCTATAATCGAGCCAAAGGTTCAACAAGTTGTTTCTAATGAGCAACAAACAAAGATTAACAAAACGAATAATCTTAGCATcaacatcaataataattctaacatGGACAACGAATTCATAATAACTTTGAACAATAAActgaaagaaatatcgaagAGGTATCAAGATCTATGCGAAGAAGCACTAAGAAAGCATACATTTATGATCGTATCCTTGGAGAAGAATTTAGAAGAAGATCTTGACGAGTCCAAGAATTCAGAAGTTTTAATGCATTTAGAATCTTATCGAGGTGACAATACATCTTTAAAGACACGTTTGGAAGAAATGAAATCTGCGCAATTGGAAGCTATTAAGGAACTCGTAAAGGATACTTGCGATCTTTACGACGAATACGATAATTCTCGTATGCGTATAAAGGAACTTAATAATATGTTGGATGAACAAAAAGATATCCGTGAACAATTGGCCGTACTTTCGAATGAACTTCAGAGTGAACGAGAGAAGCACAATGTGACGAAGGAACGTCGTTTACAGAACGAGGGCCAATTGCAAAGGGCTCGTACGAAGATCCGTGATCTGGAGAACAAAATAGCCTGCGACGAGACGAAGATACAACAGCTGCAGACCCAGAACAAGTCTCTCGAGAATCAACTGAAAGTAAAGGAACAGGCGATGGAGCAACGTTTGAAGGATATGCAGAAAACGATAAGGAACAGCGAGAACCTCGTTACGAAAATGGAAAAACAGCGGGACAGCTTCGAAGCACGGTTGTTCTCTTTGTTTCTACCGAATAGCCAGTCGCTCTGATCACTCTCTGACAATCTAAGTCTCTCTCTACacagtctctttctcttcgcttCGCTTGCTTCAGGCTGATGGAACTGAAGGAAACGATGAACAGTAAGGAAACCACTGCGGAGAATATCACGAAAAACATGAACGACCAGATGGATGCCATGATTGTCGAAATGGAtctggagaagaaaaagaggtaaAGAATGTTTCATTAGATTCGTTAGGTATGCATGTtgcgcgaaaaaaaaaactttatcgattttttcaaAAACACGCCTATcgcaaatgaataaattaatgaaattaatttctttcttcaatattAGAGAACCAGGAgacattattatcaaaattctcGTCATacaatctttatattatattttcgtacGTATGcgtagtaataaatataaccgataaaaaatttaaatacgttGTAAATCAGTAGAAAAGAAGCTAACTTGGTTATTTAAACTCGTTAATGGTTCTATTCTTATCAttcaatttcaaatgaatGAAGAGTTAATAGAACACGATGGAAAATCCTTCGGGCAATTTTCTCGCGAAGGAAACGAATTACTTAATTTCTAAGGGGGCATTTATGTAAAATGAACAATTCGGGTCTATCTTGCCGAGAAGATTTTCTTCATTCCTGATATTGACATATCTCTTAAAAGAGATCAGATTTGGAAAgacatcgaataaaattaaatcatgaCACACACGATTTAATTATCGAGttcgatcaaataaaaaaggataagtGATGATATTCACCTTGTATGCTGTCCGATAAGTGCACATATAACATTATGTTCTCTGAAGTCATAATTAGCTTAAATCAGTAAAGCAAAGCCCTTGATACTATAATGCCACTTACTTCATTTGATCTGTTATACATCAAATTCTAGTTCGTTCGAGAATCTTTACCAACGTACGTACACTGATGTTTTTCAAACATGTGAGATATTCATTATTACACGTCTAATCGTACATACCattaagatatattttcaaatttaatcattCTTTGAGATTACTCTAGAAATTTTAATAGGGAGGCTGCAGAGAACGAGTTGTCCATGATGCAGGAACGCTACAAGGAATTAGAAGCAACGAGTCAAGAAATGTGTAAACTTTTGGAACAGAGTAAAAATTTTGCAATAACAGGTAcgttattcttaatattttattttttttttttttttttttttttaattatattatttcgtaaaaaaactTCTCTTACGCAAGATGGCAGTCATACGGAAAACGAGATTCGTCTGTTCAACGACCTAAAACTAGCACGAGAAGAACTcgaaaaacagaaaggaacGATACTGAAGCTACAacaggagaaggaagaaatcaCTGCAGTGATGCATCAGGCGGCTGTTAGTTTGCACTACTTTCGGGACATGTCCTCGTATAAGCCATAAAAAAGCGATCGTCAATTCATTAATCAAATCTATTGGTAAGATAGTAATCGAGCTACATTTTATGATCTTTCGTCATTTCATGTTCGAACAGAATAATTCGGAGGATGAATCTAAGGATAAACTAGCTGCAGAACTTATGATCAAATCTAAGGAAATTCGTGATATCACTATGAAGCGTAATCACTTGCAACAAATAACAGAAAATCTGTATGTTtggtctttttatttttcttaatttctttcatcaaATTTAACGAATTTTTTAAACACGTTCAGCCAAAAACGAAATAAGTTATTGGAGGGACAAATGCAGGACATCCAAAATCGTTTACAAGTTCAAATAAAAGAGGGTGGGAAAGCTGCGGTTGGTGCTTACGTTATTGAACTTCAGCAACAGATATCCGATCTTCGTAATAGTTTAACGGAGACAACAGCACATACTGCGGAGTTAGAAACAGCTCTTACACAAAAGCAACTTGAGCTTGAACAACGTGATCGTATAATGCGCGAACAAAGTAAATTCCTTAAAGTTCGAGACGAGTTATTG is a genomic window containing:
- the LOC124947335 gene encoding myosin-10-like isoform X2, with product MAMAVEKNLTSTVENKNKSSPIQQENFSSEKQQQQNALGDSTTETPTNSTRRLTMKVTNKKPLSSISMMKQARDLENQYYVKKKRFVLLKRQLVQKQKTTQDLYEDISQLRDKMILNGVKDPGRLEELKIIEIDSSKIPIIEPKVQQVVSNEQQTKINKTNNLSININNNSNMDNEFIITLNNKLKEISKRYQDLCEEALRKHTFMIVSLEKNLEEDLDESKNSEVLMHLESYRGDNTSLKTRLEEMKSAQLEAIKELVKDTCDLYDEYDNSRMRIKELNNMLDEQKDIREQLAVLSNELQSEREKHNVTKERRLQNEGQLQRARTKIRDLENKIACDETKIQQLQTQNKSLENQLKVKEQAMEQRLKDMQKTIRNSENLVTKMEKQRDSFEARLMELKETMNSKETTAENITKNMNDQMDAMIVEMDLEKKKREAAENELSMMQERYKELEATSQEMCKLLEQSKNFAITDGSHTENEIRLFNDLKLAREELEKQKGTILKLQQEKEEITAVMHQAANNSEDESKDKLAAELMIKSKEIRDITMKRNHLQQITENLQKRNKLLEGQMQDIQNRLQVQIKEGGKAAVGAYVIELQQQISDLRNSLTETTAHTAELETALTQKQLELEQRDRIMREQSKFLKVRDELLSLLKGKDGHADRDISNDDEEHHKDIDEINKQIVAKTEAIQELYATLENKQMQVLRLEKIVKQMEDHQDHAQAQRTRLENRIAQLELALQEKNKDQRYVRERSSLSMSKSNATKNDHDQRSFSKLSHNYKGALLRPMMPPTLQRSLTLHSSPRSLSIVRQDHHNSCSSNLIRNQETKSKFFPFSKSDSKTRELFVSNEDKTYICKRCRHEEQQFKEPIFWLANRKNPNNEISESLYTWLLDSTELEIVNNLPERFNSSSSYSSSLSSLEEKLQFSNIAHSHIKHNTNENVDFTNVRTNRDRNHRSRRSSSKTK
- the LOC124947335 gene encoding myosin-10-like isoform X4, translating into MAMAVEKNLTSTVENKNKSSPIQQENFSSEKQQQQNALGDSTTETPTNSTRRLTMKVTNKKPLSSISMMKQARDLENQYYVKKKRFVLLKRQLVQKQKTTQDLYEDISQLRDKMILNGVKDPGRLEELKIIEIDSSKIPIIEPKVQQVVSNEQQTKINKTNNLSININNNSNMDNEFIITLNNKLKEISKRYQDLCEEALRKHTFMIVSLEKNLEEDLDESKNSEVLMHLESYRGDNTSLKTRLEEMKSAQLEAIKELVKDTCDLYDEYDNSRMRIKELNNMLDEQKDIREQLAVLSNELQSEREKHNVTKERRLQNEGQLQRARTKIRDLENKIACDETKIQQLQTQNKSLENQLKVKEQAMEQRLKDMQKTIRNSENLVTKMEKQRDSFEARLMELKETMNSKETTAENITKNMNDQMDAMIVEMDLEKKKREAAENELSMMQERYKELEATSQEMCKLLEQSKNFAITDGSHTENEIRLFNDLKLAREELEKQKGTILKLQQEKEEITAVMHQAANNSEDESKDKLAAELMIKSKEIRDITMKRNHLQQITENLQKRNKLLEGQMQDIQNRLQVQIKEGGKAAVGAYVIELQQQISDLRNSLTETTAHTAELETALTQKQLELEQRDRIMREQSKFLKVRDELLSLLKGKDGHADRDISNDDEEHHKDIDEINKQIVAKTEAIQELYATLENKQMQVLRLEKIVKQMEDHQDHAQAQRTRLENRIAQLELALQEKNKDQRSRGFGIL
- the LOC124947335 gene encoding myosin-10-like isoform X3, which produces MAMAVEKNLTSTVENKNKSSPIQQENFSSEKQQQQNALGDSTTETPTNSTRRLTMKVTNKKPLSSISMMKQARDLENQYYVKKKRFVLLKRQLVQKQKTTQDLYEDISQLRDKMILNGVKDPGRLEELKIIEIDSSKIPIIEPKVQQVVSNEQQTKINKTNNLSININNNSNMDNEFIITLNNKLKEISKRYQDLCEEALRKHTFMIVSLEKNLEEDLDESKNSEVLMHLESYRGDNTSLKTRLEEMKSAQLEAIKELVKDTCDLYDEYDNSRMRIKELNNMLDEQKDIREQLAVLSNELQSEREKHNVTKERRLQNEGQLQRARTKIRDLENKIACDETKIQQLQTQNKSLENQLKVKEQAMEQRLKDMQKTIRNSENLVTKMEKQRDSFEARLMELKETMNSKETTAENITKNMNDQMDAMIVEMDLEKKKREAAENELSMMQERYKELEATSQEMCKLLEQSKNFAITGTLFLIFYFFFFFFFLIILFRKKTSLTQDGSHTENEIRLFNDLKLAREELEKQKGTILKLQQEKEEITAVMHQAANNSEDESKDKLAAELMIKSKEIRDITMKRNHLQQITENLQKRNKLLEGQMQDIQNRLQVQIKEGGKAAVGAYVIELQQQISDLRNSLTETTAHTAELETALTQKQLELEQRDRIMREQSKFLKVRDELLSLLKGKDGHADRDISNDDEEHHKDIDEINKQIVAKTEAIQELYATLENKQMQVLRLEKIVKQMEDHQDHAQAQRTRLENRIAQLELALQEKNKDQRSRGFGIL
- the LOC124947335 gene encoding myosin-10-like isoform X1, whose translation is MAMAVEKNLTSTVENKNKSSPIQQENFSSEKQQQQNALGDSTTETPTNSTRRLTMKVTNKKPLSSISMMKQARDLENQYYVKKKRFVLLKRQLVQKQKTTQDLYEDISQLRDKMILNGVKDPGRLEELKIIEIDSSKIPIIEPKVQQVVSNEQQTKINKTNNLSININNNSNMDNEFIITLNNKLKEISKRYQDLCEEALRKHTFMIVSLEKNLEEDLDESKNSEVLMHLESYRGDNTSLKTRLEEMKSAQLEAIKELVKDTCDLYDEYDNSRMRIKELNNMLDEQKDIREQLAVLSNELQSEREKHNVTKERRLQNEGQLQRARTKIRDLENKIACDETKIQQLQTQNKSLENQLKVKEQAMEQRLKDMQKTIRNSENLVTKMEKQRDSFEARLMELKETMNSKETTAENITKNMNDQMDAMIVEMDLEKKKREAAENELSMMQERYKELEATSQEMCKLLEQSKNFAITGTLFLIFYFFFFFFFLIILFRKKTSLTQDGSHTENEIRLFNDLKLAREELEKQKGTILKLQQEKEEITAVMHQAANNSEDESKDKLAAELMIKSKEIRDITMKRNHLQQITENLQKRNKLLEGQMQDIQNRLQVQIKEGGKAAVGAYVIELQQQISDLRNSLTETTAHTAELETALTQKQLELEQRDRIMREQSKFLKVRDELLSLLKGKDGHADRDISNDDEEHHKDIDEINKQIVAKTEAIQELYATLENKQMQVLRLEKIVKQMEDHQDHAQAQRTRLENRIAQLELALQEKNKDQRYVRERSSLSMSKSNATKNDHDQRSFSKLSHNYKGALLRPMMPPTLQRSLTLHSSPRSLSIVRQDHHNSCSSNLIRNQETKSKFFPFSKSDSKTRELFVSNEDKTYICKRCRHEEQQFKEPIFWLANRKNPNNEISESLYTWLLDSTELEIVNNLPERFNSSSSYSSSLSSLEEKLQFSNIAHSHIKHNTNENVDFTNVRTNRDRNHRSRRSSSKTK